The Neospora caninum Liverpool complete genome, chromosome X genome includes a region encoding these proteins:
- a CDS encoding SRS domain-containing protein yields MARMAAYLGRWGLVALLATSSAILHASADKAEGSESSTPITCDNGQKSGTAGPGSPLYFKCGTGMTLKPTEVGKVCEQAACTSEVPLTNLLPGAHLADPSKKTLDREQEQQQKDVYVLTVPNAPQSKQTVYYKCEGTSAAGVQPPPTSLQARDKKECKITVTVEAAPKVSTTAPQATSDATISTTTTEAPVASSGMGAPNYMAVTAIFGAVAAHDLLL; encoded by the coding sequence ATGGCAAGGATGGCTGCCTATCTGGGCAGGTGGGGCCTTGTAGCCCTGCTCGCAACTTCCAGTGCAATCCTCCATGCCTCAGCTGACAAAGctgagggaagcgagagttCTACTCCTATCACGTGTGACAACGGACAAAAAAGCGGCACAGCAGGACCGGGAAGCCCTCTCTATTTCAAGTGTGGCACTGGCATGACCTTGAAACCGACAGAAGTAGGAAAAGTTTGCGAGCAGGCGGCATGCACCTCCGAAGTACCGCTGACTAACCTCCTCCCGGGAGCACATTTGGCAGATCCATCTAAAAAGACACTCGACCGTGAGCAAGAACAACAACAGAAAGATGTCTACGTGCTTACGGTCCCGAATGCTCCGCAATCAAAACAAACAGTTTATTACAAGTGTGAGGGAACAAGCGCTGCAGGCGTTCAGCCGCCGCCGACCAGCCTACAGGCacgcgacaaaaaagagTGCAAAATTACTGTAACTGTCGAGGCTGCTCCGAAAGTCTCAACTACGGCTCCCCAAGCTACCTCAGACGCCACCATCTCCACAACCACAACGGAGGCTCCCGTAGCATCATCAGGCATGGGCGCGCCGAATTACATGGCGGTGACTGCGATATTCGGTGCTGTGGCTGCTCACGACCTTCTCTTGTAG
- a CDS encoding SRS domain-containing protein yields MAVALRRWSLAALIATAAAMAVLHAAASLAEGSESTLITCDNGQKNGSAGPENPLYFKCGESMTLNPTSTTQVYLDAKCTDQAELNTVVPGATLNGPSQRPAGLQGTNDVYTLTINTAPEATKTLCYKCEGKSTPVVQHRSEDLTQSNKKECKIVITVAAAPTVSTTAPHATSDTDISTSTTEAPVASSGTVISNPTTVTAVFATALAHGLFLQ; encoded by the coding sequence ATGGCGGTCGCTCTGCGCAGATGGAGCCTTGCAGCCTTAATCGCAACTGCCGCTGCGATGGCAGTTCTCCATGCCGCAGCATCCCTAGCTGAGGGAAGTGAGAGTACTCTAATCACGTGTGACAACGGACAAAAAAACGGCTCAGCAGGACCTGAGAATCCTCTCTATTTCAAGTGTGGCGAGAGCATGACCTTGAATCCGACATCAACTACCCAGGTGTACCTTGATGCGAAATGCACAGACCAAGCAGAGCTAAATACTGTCGTCCCCGGAGCCACATTGAACGGCCCAAGTCAACGCCCCGCCGGTCTACAAGGCACGAATGACGTCTACACGCTTACGATAAATACTGCTCCGGAAGCAACCAAAACACTTTGTTACAAATGCGAGGGAAAAAGCACTCCAGTCGTCCAGCACCGGAGCGAAGACTTGACGCAAAGCAACAAAAAAGAGTGCAAAATTGTGATCACGGTCGCGGCTGCTCCGACAGTCTCGACTACGGCTCCTCATGCCACATCAGACACCGACATCTCCACATCCACAACGGAGGCTCCTGTAGCATCATCAGGCACGGTCATTTCCAATCCCACGACAGTAACTGCGGTGTTTGCCACTGCGTTAGCTCATGGCCTTTTCTTGCAGTGA